GAGGAGGCGCCCTCGAGGCCGGCCTTGTTGCGGGCGTACTCGATGACCATGCACTGCAGGCCGAGGCAGAGGCCGAGCACGGGGATGGCGTTCTCACGGGCGAACTTGAGGGCGCCGAGCTTACCCTCGATGCCGCGCACACCGAAGCCGCCGGGGACGCAGATGCCGTCGAGCTCGCTGAGCATCGCGGCGGCGCCCTCGGGGGTCTCGCAGGTGTCGGAGGCGATCCACTCGATCTTCACCTTGGTCTGCTGGGCGAAGCCACCGGCGCGCAGCGCCTCGGTCACCGAGAGGTAGGCGTCGGGCAGGTCGATGTACTTGCCGACCAGGCCGATGGTGACCTCGTGCTTGGGCTCGCGCACGGCGTCGAGCACCCGCTGCCAGGCGGTCCAGTCCACGTCCTTGACCGGCAGGCCGAGCGCGTCGGTGATGTACTTGTCCAGACCCTGCTCGTGCAGCACGGCGGGGATCTCGTAGATGCTGGGCACGTCTTTGCAGTTCACGACGGCGTCTTCGTCCACGTCGCACATGAGCGCGATCTTGCGCTTGTTCGACTCGGAGACGGGCCGGTCGCTGCGGAGCACCAGCGCATCCGGCTGGATGCCGAGGGAGCGGAGCGCGGCGACGGAGTGCTGGGTGGGCTTGGTCTTCTGCTCACCGGAGGCGGCCATGAACGGCACCAGGGAGACGTGCACGAAGAAGACGTTCTTACGGCCGAGCTCGTGGCGCACCTGACGTGCGGCCTCGATGAACGGCTGCGACTCGATGTCGCCGACGGTGCCGCCGACCTCCGTGATGATCACGTCGGGGCGGGGCTCGTCGCTGGCCTGCAGCCGCATCCGTCGCTTGATCTCGTCGGTGATGTGCGGGATGACCTGCACGGTGTCGCCGAGGTACTCGCCGCGGCGTTCGCGGGCGATGACCTGCGAGTACACCTGACCGGTGGTCACGTTGGCCGCCTGGGTGAGGTTGATGTCGAGGAAGCGCTCGTAGTGGCCGATGTCGAGGTCGGTTTCGGAGCCGTCGTCGGTGACGAAGACTTCGCCGTGCTGGAACGGGTTCATCGTTCCAGGATCGACGTTGAGGTAGGGGTCGAGCTTCTGCATCACAACGCGTAGTCCGCGAGCAGTGAGCAGGTTGCCGAGGCTTGCCGCCGTCAGGCCTTTACCCAATGAAGAAACGACACCACCGGTCACAAAAATGTGCTTTGTAATGTCGTCTGATTTGTCCGCGTTTATATTGTTCACCACGGGCTTCGATCCTATCACCTAGTGTGGGCCTCTCCGTTGGAGCTGGTTGTATGGGCAAGTTCGATGAGCTCGCGGGCGTGCTCGAGGCCGCTGGCGGAGTCGGGCAGTCCGGAGAGCAGACGCGCCATCTCGGCGGCCCGGTCGTCGCCGGTGAGCTGGCGCACGCTGCTGGCGGTGACGGAGCCGTTGCTGTCTTTCACGACGCTGAGGTGGTTGCCGGCGAACGCGGCGACCTGGGCGAGGTGGGTGACCACGATCACCTGCGCGGTTTCGGCGAGCCGGGCCAGTCGCCGGCCGATCTCGATGGCGGCCGCACCGCCCACTCCGGCGTCGACCTCGTCGAAGACGAAGGTGGGCACCGGGTCGGTGGCGTTGATGACCACTTCGATCGCCAGCATCACACGTGAGAGTTCGCCACCGGATGCGCCGCGCGCCAACGCCCGCGGCTCGGCCCCTGCGTGCGGCTGCAGCATGATCCGCACGAGGTCCAGGCCGGTCACCGAGACCTCGTCGAGCGGTTCGATCTCCACCACCAGGCGGGCGTCGGGCATGGCCAGGGCGGCCAGTTCGCGGGTCACGGCGGCGCCGAGCGCGGCGGCCGCGGTGGTGCGGATGCCCGTGAGCGTCTCGGCGAGGCGCTGCACGAGGTCGCGGTCGGCGGTGGTGTCCGCCTGGAGGGTCTCGATGCGGTCGGAGTCGCTGTCGAGTTCGAGCAGGCGGCTGCTGCCGGTGTCGAGGAAGTCGATGGCCTCGTCGAGGCCGCCGGCGAACTTGCGCGACAGGGCGCTCAGCTCGGCGCGGCGCTCCTGCACCACCTCGAGCTCCCGGGCACCGTCGGCGTCGAGGCCGGCGAGGTAGCTGGAGAGCTGCCCGGCGATGTCGGCGACGGCGAACCCGGCGTTGGCGAGGGCCTCGGCCAGTGGCGGCAGGGTGGGGTCGTGCTCGGCGGCGCGTTCGAGCTGTCGGCGGGCGGAGTCGAGCAGGGCCACCACGTCGGGGGTGTCGTCGCTGGAGTCCTCGGCGGAGAGCAGCTCGCGTGACGAGGCGGCGGCGAGGCGCAGTTCCTCGAGGTTGCCGAGCCGTTCGGCCCGGGCGCTGAGTTCGTCGTCCTCGCCGCGTTGCGGGGCGGCGAGTTCGATCTCGGCGATGGCCAGCCGCAGGTCCTCGGCTTCGCGGGCGCGGCGGTCCTGTTCGGCGATGAGCAGGTCGAGTTCGGCCTGGTTGGCGTGCCAGCGGTGGTAGGCGTGCTGGAAGGCGGTGAGGGCATCCGCGAGTTCGGCGCCGGCGAACCTGTCGAGGGCGCCGCGCTGGGCGGAGGTGGAGCGCAGGCGCACCTGGTCGGACTGACCGTGCACCACGACGAGGTCGCTGCCGAGGTCGCCGAGCACGCCGGCCGGGGCGCTGCGGCCGCCCACGACGGCGCGGCTGCGTCCTTCCGCAGACACCGAGCGGCTGAGCAGCAGTTCGGGGCCGTCGAGGTCTCCCCCGGCGTCGTGCACCCGCTGGGCCACGGGGCCGGCCGGGTCGACCAGCCAGCGGCCTTCCACCCAGCTCTGCGACTGGCCGGCGCGCACGGTGCCCGGGTCGGCGCGTTCGCCGAGCAGCAGGCCGAGCGCGGTCACGACCATGGTCTTACCCGCGCCAGTCTCCCCCGTGATGGCCGTGAAGCCGGGTCCGAGCGGCAGGGTGGCCTCTTTGATCACGCCGAGGTCGCGGATGACGAGTTCTTCGATCATGGCCAGGCCTCACTCACGTCCGACCGGGCCGCGCCAGCCCGTGATCGGCAGATCGAACTTGTTCACGAGCCGGTCGGTGAACGGACCGCTGTGCAGCCGGGCCAGGCGCACCGGCACCGGGGAGCGACGCACGATCACGCGGGCGCCCGGCGGCAGGTCGGAGACCCTCCGGCCGTCGGCGCAGAGCACGGCCGAGCTGTCGCCGCGCGCCAGCACCTCCACCGCCAGCGAGGAATCGGGCCCCACGACCAGCGGGCGGGCGAACAGGGCGTGTGCGCTGAGCGGCACGAGCAGCAGGGCGTCCAGGCTCGGCCACACGATGGGGCCGCCGGCGGAGAACGAGTAGGCGGTGGACCCCGTGGGGGTGGACAGCACCACTCCGTCGCAGCCGAAGGCGGAGAGCGGACGGCCGTCGACCTCGATGATGACCTCGATCATCCGT
This is a stretch of genomic DNA from Cryobacterium soli. It encodes these proteins:
- a CDS encoding CTP synthase, which encodes MVNNINADKSDDITKHIFVTGGVVSSLGKGLTAASLGNLLTARGLRVVMQKLDPYLNVDPGTMNPFQHGEVFVTDDGSETDLDIGHYERFLDINLTQAANVTTGQVYSQVIARERRGEYLGDTVQVIPHITDEIKRRMRLQASDEPRPDVIITEVGGTVGDIESQPFIEAARQVRHELGRKNVFFVHVSLVPFMAASGEQKTKPTQHSVAALRSLGIQPDALVLRSDRPVSESNKRKIALMCDVDEDAVVNCKDVPSIYEIPAVLHEQGLDKYITDALGLPVKDVDWTAWQRVLDAVREPKHEVTIGLVGKYIDLPDAYLSVTEALRAGGFAQQTKVKIEWIASDTCETPEGAAAMLSELDGICVPGGFGVRGIEGKLGALKFARENAIPVLGLCLGLQCMVIEYARNKAGLEGASSSEFDPETEFPVIATMEEQVEIIAGGDLGGTMRLGLYPATLADGSLVAELYGASEASERHRHRYEVNNNYRAQIAEAGLWFSGTSPDGHLVEYVELPRAEHPFYVGTQAHPELRSRPSDAHPLFRGLIGAALDRQQASRLFEVKEDA
- the recN gene encoding DNA repair protein RecN, coding for MIEELVIRDLGVIKEATLPLGPGFTAITGETGAGKTMVVTALGLLLGERADPGTVRAGQSQSWVEGRWLVDPAGPVAQRVHDAGGDLDGPELLLSRSVSAEGRSRAVVGGRSAPAGVLGDLGSDLVVVHGQSDQVRLRSTSAQRGALDRFAGAELADALTAFQHAYHRWHANQAELDLLIAEQDRRAREAEDLRLAIAEIELAAPQRGEDDELSARAERLGNLEELRLAAASSRELLSAEDSSDDTPDVVALLDSARRQLERAAEHDPTLPPLAEALANAGFAVADIAGQLSSYLAGLDADGARELEVVQERRAELSALSRKFAGGLDEAIDFLDTGSSRLLELDSDSDRIETLQADTTADRDLVQRLAETLTGIRTTAAAALGAAVTRELAALAMPDARLVVEIEPLDEVSVTGLDLVRIMLQPHAGAEPRALARGASGGELSRVMLAIEVVINATDPVPTFVFDEVDAGVGGAAAIEIGRRLARLAETAQVIVVTHLAQVAAFAGNHLSVVKDSNGSVTASSVRQLTGDDRAAEMARLLSGLPDSASGLEHARELIELAHTTSSNGEAHTR